One Paroedura picta isolate Pp20150507F chromosome 3, Ppicta_v3.0, whole genome shotgun sequence genomic window carries:
- the LOC143833922 gene encoding uncharacterized protein LOC143833922, which yields MQPTQGWVSFEEVAVYFTPEEWALLLPAQRELCKEVMRENYDTVAFLARCVWEPGDETAEQPEVKENPACSNVLKKDEGEEQVGNNSCFLQGPVSQEAAQLQVIYRGCDTNEATTGAEQAHEKSGNRIDCKANNRKNAYEYLEHEKASGQKDYITTDQGTHIGKKPYKCLECGKCFSGRGQLKVHQRVHTGEKPHKCLECGKSFIRRKYLTAHRRIHTGERPYKCLECGKCFSGRGALTAHQRIHTGEKPYKCLECGKSFIRRGDLTSHQRIHTGEKPYKCPECGKCFSGRGHLTAHRRIHTGERPYKCLECGKSFIQWGDLTFHQRIHTGEKPYKCLECGKCFSRRGTLTVHQRIHTGERPYKCLECGESFIGRKYLTAHRRIHTGEKLYKCLECGKSFIQRGHLTSHQRIHTGEKPYKCPECGKCFSGRGTLTVHQRIHTGERPYKCLECGKSFTGRKYLTAHRRIHTGEKLYKCLECGKSFIQRGDLTSHQRIHTGEKPYKCPECGKCFSWRGQLKVHQKIHTGERPYECPECGKCFSGRGQLKVHQKIHTGERPYECLECGKCFSGRGQLKVHQKIHTGERPYECLECGKCFSWRRQLKVHQKIHTGERPYECPECGKCFSGKGQLKVHQKIHTGERPYECPECGKCFSGRGQLKVHQKIHTGERPYECLECGKSFIQKGVLTAHQRIHTGERPYECPECGKCFSGRGQLKVHQRIHTGERPYKCLECGKSFIQKGVLTAHQRIHTGERPYKCLECGKSFIQKGVLTIHQRIHTGEMPYECPECGKCFSGRETLTVHQRIHTGERPYECLECRKCFSGRGQLKVHQRIHTGERPYECLECRKCFSRGGQLKVHQRIHTGEKPYKCLACGKSFTQSGSLASHQRIHKEETI from the exons ATGCAGCCCACTCAG GGCTGGGTGTCCTTTGAGGAGGTAGCCGTGTATTTCACCCCGGAGGAGtgggccctgctgctgccagcccagagagagctctgcaaggaaGTCATGCGGGAGAATTATGACACGGTGGCCTTCCTGG CGCGGTGCGTGTGGGAGCCAGGAGATGAAACAGCAGAGCAGCCAGAAGTGAAGGAGAACCCAGCATGTTCTAATGTACTGAAGAAAGATGAGGGAGAAGAACAAGTCGGGAATAATTCCTGTTTCCTACAAGGTCCTGTCTCACAAGAAGCTGCACAACTCCAGGTCATCTACAGAGGGTGTGACACGAATGAGGCCACCACTGGCGCAGAACAAGCTCATGAGAAATCAGGCAATCGTATTGATTGCAAGGCCAACAACAGAAAAAATGCATATGAATATTTGGAGCATGAAAAAGCTTCTGGGCAGAAGGATTACATTACTACTGATCAAGGAACCCACATAGgaaagaaaccatataaatgcctggagtgtggaaaatgcttcagcgggAGAGGACAACTTAAAGTCCATCAAAGAGTTCACACGGGAGAAAAACCacataaatgcctggagtgtgggaaaagtttcattcgaAGGAAATATCTTACTGCccatcgaagaattcacacaggagaaagaccatataaatgcctggagtgtggaaaatgcttcagcgggagaggagctcttactgcccatcaaagaattcacacgggagaaaaaccatataaatgcctggagtgtgggaaaagtttcattcggAGGGGAGATCTTActtcccatcagagaattcacacaggggagaaaccatataaatgcccggagtgtggaaaatgcttcagtgggagaggacatcttactgcccatcgaagaattcacacaggagaaagaccatataaatgcctggagtgtgggaaaagtttcattcagtGGGGAGATCTTACGttccatcagagaattcacaccggggagaaaccatataaatgcctggagtgtggaaaatgcttcagcagGAGAGGAACTCTTactgtccatcaaagaattcacacaggagaaagaccatataaatgcctggagtgtggggaaAGTTTCATTGGAAGGAAATATCTTACTGCccatcgaagaattcacacaggagaaaaactatATAAAtgtctggagtgtgggaaaagtttcattcagaggggacatcttacttcccatcagagaattcatacaggggagaaaccatataaatgcccggagtgtggaaaatgcttcagcgggagaggaactcttactgtccatcaaagaattcacacaggagaaagaccatataaatgcctggagtgtgggaaaagtttcactgGAAGGAAATATCTTACTGCccatcgaagaattcacacaggagaaaaactatataaatgcctggaatgtggaaaaagtttcattcagaggggagatcttacttcccatcagagaattcacacaggggagaaaccatataaatgcccggagtgtggaaaatgcttcagttggagaggacaacttaaagtccatcaaaaaattcacacaggagaaagaccatatgaatgcccggagtgtggaaaatgcttcagtgggagaggacaacttaaagtccatcaaaaaattcacacaggagaaagaccatatgaatgcctggagtgtggaaaatgcttcagtgggagaggacaacttaaagtccatcaaaaaattcacacaggagaaagaccatatgaatgcctggagtgtggaaaatgcttcagttgGAGACGACAACTTAAAGTCCATCaaaaaattcacacaggagaaagaccatatgaatgcccggagtgtggaaaatgcttcagtgggaaaggacaacttaaagtccatcaaaaaattcacacaggagaaagaccatatgaatgcccagagtgtggaaaatgcttcagtgggagaggacaacttaaagtccatcaaaaaattcacacaggagaaagaccatatgaatgcctggagtgtgggaaaagtttcattcagaaGGGAGTTCTCactgcccatcaaagaattcacacaggagaaagaccatatgaatgtccagagtgtggaaaatgcttcagtgggagaggacaacttaaagtccatcaaagaattcacacaggagaaagaccatataaatgccttgagtgtgggaaaagtttcattcagaaGGGAGTTCTCactgcccatcaaagaattcacacaggagaaagaccatataaatgccttgagtgtgggaaaagtttcattcagaaGGGAGTTCTCACtatccatcaaagaattcacacaggggagatgccatatgaatgcccggagtgtggaaaatgcttcagcgggagagaaactcttactgtccatcaaagaattcacacaggagaaagaccatatgaatgcctggagtgtagaaaatgcttcagtgggagaggacaacttaaagtccatcaaagaattcacacaggagaaagaccatatgaaTGCCTGGAGTGTAGAAAATGCTTCAGTCGGGGAGGACAACTTAaagtccatcaaagaattcacacaggggagaagccatataaatgtttggcttgtgggaaaagcttcactcAGAGTGGAAGCCTTGCTTCTCATCAAAGGATTCACAAGGAAGAAACCATAtag
- the LOC143833936 gene encoding LOW QUALITY PROTEIN: uncharacterized protein LOC143833936 (The sequence of the model RefSeq protein was modified relative to this genomic sequence to represent the inferred CDS: inserted 2 bases in 1 codon) yields MLKRLSKKTGLPALLRSHPPGHRGKTPPTPPGPPPLGGEGTGAAMQPTQGWVSFEEVAVYFTPEEWALLLPAQRELCKEVMRENYDTVAFLARCVWEPGDETAEQPEVKENPACSNVLKKDEGEEQVGNNSCFLQGPVSQEAAQLQGIYRGCDTNEATTGAEQAHEKSGNRIDCKANNRKNAYEYLEHEKASGQKDYITTDQGTHIGKKPYECLECGKCFSGRGQLKVHQRVHTGEKPYKCLECGKSFIRRKYLTPHRRIHTGERPYKCLECGKSFIRRGNLTSHQRIHTGEKPYKCPECGKCFSGRGTLTAHQRIHTGERPYQCLECGKSFIQRGALTAHQIIHTGEKKHKCPECGKCFTERGALTAHRRIHTGEKPYKCSQCGKCFTERGALTAHRRIHTGEKPYECLECRKCFSRRGQLKVHQKIHTGERPYKCPECGKCFSERANLTVHQRIHTGEMPYECPECGKCFSGRGTLTVHQRIHTGERPYKCLECGKTFIQKGVLTIHQRIHTGEMPYECPECGKCFIGRGHLTAHQRIHTGERPYKCLECGKSFIQRGALTAHQRIHTGEMPYKCLECGKCFSGSLTAHQRIHTGEKPYECLECRKCFSRRGALTIHQRIHTGEKPYNCLECGKSFIQRKTFTDHQRIHTGEKPYKCPECGKCFNERGDLTAHKRIHTGEKPYRCLECGKSFIRRKYLTAHRRIHTGEKLYKCLECGKSFVQRGNLTSHQRIHTGEKPYKCPECGKCFNERGHLTAHRRIHTGERPYKCLACGKSFTQSGSLASHQRIHKXKKPYRCLECGESSIQQRNLSSPKIFLTEKQTCKFLVYGESFIQRGIPTSRLKWA; encoded by the exons ATGCTGAAGAGGCTGTCAAAGAAAACGGGGCTTCCGGCCCTCCTTCGTTCTCACCCTCCAGGCCACCGGGGGAAGACCCCTCCGACGCCTCCTGGGCCACCTCCTCTGGGTGGTGAAGGGACAGGAGCCGCCATGCAGCCCACTCAG GGCTGGGTGTCCTTTGAGGAGGTAGCCGTGTATTTCACCCCGGAGGAGTGGGCCCTGCTGCTGCCCGCccagagagagctctgcaaggaaGTCATGCGGGAGAATTATGACACGGTGGCCTTTCTGG CGCGGTGCGTGTGGGAGCCAGGAGATGAAACAGCAGAGCAGCCAGAAGTGAAGGAGAACCCAGCATGTTCTAATGTACTGAAGAAAGATGAGGGAGAAGAACAAGTCGGGAATAATTCCTGTTTCCTACAAGGTCCTGTCTCACAAGAagctgcacaactccagggcatcTACAGAGGGTGTGACACGAATGAGGCCACCACTGGCGCAGAACAAGCTCATGAGAAATCAGGCAATCGTATCGATTGCAAGGCCAACAACAGAAAAAATGCATATGAATATTTGGAGCATGAAAAAGCTTCTGGGCAGAAGGATTACATTACTACTGATCAAGGAACCCACATAGGAAAGAAACCAtatgaatgcctggagtgtggaaaatgcttcagcgggAGAGGACAACTTAAAGTCCATCAAAGAGTTCACACgggagaaaaaccatataaatgcctggagtgtgggaaaagtttcattcgaAGGAAATATCTTACTCCccatcgaagaattcacacaggagaaagaccatataaatgcctggagtgtgggaaaagtttcattcggAGGGGAAATCTTActtcccatcagagaattcacacaggggagaaaccatataaatgcccggagtgtggaaaatgcttcagcgggAGAGGAACTCTTACTgcccatcagagaattcacacaggagaaagaccatatcaatgcctggagtgtgggaaaagtttcattcagaggGGAGCTCTCACTGCCCATCAaataattcacacaggggagaagaaacataaatgcccggagtgtgggaaatgcttcactgagaggggagctcttactgcccatcgaagaattcacacaggagaaaaaccatataaatgttcgcagtgtggaaaatgcttcactgagaggggagctcttactgcccatcgaagaattcacacaggagaaaaaccatatgaatgcctggagtgtagaaaatgcttcagtcggagaggacaacttaaagtccatcaaaaaattcacacaggagaaagaccatataaatgcccggagtgtggaaaatgcttcagtgaGAGAGCAAATCTTactgtccatcaaagaattcacacaggggagatgccatatgaatgcccggagtgtggaaaatgcttcagcgggagaggaactcttactgtccatcaaagaattcacacaggagaaagaccatataaatgcctggagtgtgggaaaactTTCATTCAGAAGGGAGTTCTCACtatccatcaaagaattcacacaggggagatgccatatgaatgcccggagtgtggaaaatgcttcatcGGGAGAGGACATCTTactgcccatcaaagaattcacacaggagaaagaccatataaatgcctggagtgtgggaaaagtttcattcagaggGGAGCTCTCactgcccatcaaagaattcacacaggggagatgccatataaatgcctggagtgtgggaaatgcTTCAGCGGAAGTCTTactgcccatcaaagaattcacacaggagaaaaaccatatgaATGCCTGGAGTGTAGAAAATGCTTCAGTCGGAGAGGAGCTCTTACTattcatcagagaattcacacaggagaaaaaccgtacaactgcttggagtgtgggaaaagtttcattcaaagGAAAACTTTTACtgaccatcaaagaattcacacaggggagaagccatataaatgcccagagtgtggaaaatgcttcaatgAGAGAGGAGATCTTACTGCTCAtaagagaattcacacaggagaaaaaccatatagatgcctggagtgtgggaaaagtttcattcggAGGAAATATCTTACTGCccatcgaagaattcacacaggagaaaaactatataaatgcctggagtgtgggaaaagtttcgttcagaggggaaatcttacttcccatcagagaattcacacaggggagaaaccatataaatgcccggagtgtggaaaatgcttcaatgAGAGAGGACATCTTACTGCTCAtaggagaattcacacaggagaaagaccatataaatgtttggcttgtgggaaaagcttcactcAGAGTGGAAGCCTTGCTTCTCATCAGAGGATTCACAA GAAGAAACCATAtagatgcttggagtgtggggaaAGTTCCATTCAGCAGAGAAATCTTTCTTCCCCTAAAATATTTctcacagaaaaacaaacatgtaAATTCTTGGTATATGGGGAAAGCTTCATCCAGAGGGGGATTCCTACTTCCCGTCTAAAATGGGCATAG